One stretch of Nicotiana tabacum cultivar K326 chromosome 18, ASM71507v2, whole genome shotgun sequence DNA includes these proteins:
- the LOC142172478 gene encoding putative F-box protein At1g50870: MKKRKSLKSSKSRATSSSSSSKAKMIINSSVLSKDVMMDIFSRIPTKALCRLRCVCKEWRSIISNPFFKSLHRARSSQKPKFLFLQEKNYHRCMVYSISTTRVTMLSVDFDGTHNFEFTFTLDGYVNMLPSKWELICFVSTEGFYVCNPSTQELVKLPNPSFRDVKDGSAFGSKCPYFLRLWGVLIENNFYWIGYGDKYDDTKIGAIVSFDLGKEEFGTVVLPEGRFDSEGVWFLVELKGMLCLVDSPEDLSTMDIWVLKDSKNYMWVREHRLDISSFNLIFGFIIPLDHIEGKILMDVKFESLEWYDVENKCFKRIDNLRLGQWSWSLIYTDGLFSLGS; this comes from the exons atgaagaagaggaaatcCTTAAAATCATCGAAATCAAGGGcaacttcatcatcatcatcttctaaaGCAAAGATGATAATCAATAGCTCAGTGCTGTCAAAGGATGTTATGATGGATATCTTCTCAAGGATACCAACAAAGGCATTGTGCAGGTTAAGGTGCGTTTGCAAAGAATGGAGAAGCATAATCTCTAACCCATTTTTCAAATCCCTTCACAGAGCACGCTCATCTCAAAAACCCAAATTTCTATTTCTCCAAGAAAAAAACTACCATCGTTGCATGGTCTACAGTATTTCTACTACTAGAGTAACTATGTTGTCAGTTGACTTTGATGGGACTCATAATTTTGAATTCACATTCACTTTGGATGGTTATGTCAATATGTTGCCATCCAAATGGGAGTTGATTTGCTTTGTTAGTACCGAAGGGTTTTATGTATGTAATCCAAGTACTCAAGAATTGGTTAAGTTACCGAATCCTAGTTTTCGTGATGTTAAGGATGGCAGTGCTTTTGG TTCCAAATGCCCGTATTTTCTTCGTTTGTGGGGGGTTTtgattgaaaataatttttattggattGGATACGGGGACAAGTATGATGACACAAAGATTGGTGCAATCGTGTCGTTCGATTTGGGGAAAGAGGAGTTTGGTACAGTGGTGCTACCAGAAGGTCGTTTTGATTCTGAGGGAGTTTGGTTTTTGGTGGAATTGAAAGGTATGTTGTGTTTGGTTGATTCACCCGAGGACTTATCTACCATGGATATTTGGGTTTTGAAGGATAGTAAGAATTATATGTGGGTTAGGGAGCACAGATTGGATATAAGCAGTTTTAACCTTATCTTTGGGTTTATCATTCCTCTGGATCACATTGAAGGGAAAATTCTTATGGATGTAAAGTTTGAAAGTCTCGAGTGGTATGATGTGGAAAACAAGTGCTTCAAGAGAATAGACAATCTAAGGTTAGGACAATGGAGCTGGTCTTTAATTTACACTGATGGCTTGTTTTCCTTGGGAAGTTGA